The following are encoded together in the Vigna angularis cultivar LongXiaoDou No.4 chromosome 9, ASM1680809v1, whole genome shotgun sequence genome:
- the LOC108318880 gene encoding probable WRKY transcription factor 46 has product MEESAQCEQVSVIDELLLGKELTKKLCEQLFSSSSSSSSSSSSSCDTNEVLIEKIISTMEKALAKVNCMANVGESKAMMDSHCSFTNGSPKSEVVEPEVEHKHVSKKRKTMPRRREQVEVCLGTEGNKEDGYSWRKYGQKDILGAKFPRGYYRCTYRNIQGCLATKQVQKSDEDPMIYEITYIGRHTCTQASHLKKTAVPPSKTKVRIEENKHQTNEKNQPQQEKIEQPPETIFSFGSQGEVKVEDLDLEIFPSFCFSSPSVGSENEENNNIFPHSMIDNNLLENFSSSFMSTTITSESDMFCNWESIGLGQSVHNSTSDITDIVSTPTSATYSSIMDLDDIFLDKNDFDTDFPMNTRELCI; this is encoded by the exons ATGGAAGAGAGTGCGCAGTGCGAACAAGTTAGTGTCATTGATGAGTTGCTGCTAGGGAAGGAGCTCACAAAGAAGCTTTGTGAGCAACTattctcatcttcctcttcctcatcatcatcctcctcctcttcttgtGACACAAATGAAGTCTTGATTGAGAAAATAATTTCCACCATGGAGAAGGCACTTGCCAAGGTGAATTGTATGGCTAATGTAGGAGAAAGTAAGGCCATGATGGATTCCCATTGCTCTTTCACAAATGGTAGTCCCAAAAGTGAGGTCGTGGAGCCTGAGGTTGAGCACAAACATGTCTCTAAGAAAAG AAAGACCATGCCAAGGCGGAGAGAGCAAGTGGAGGTGTGCTTGGGAACAGAAGGAAATAAGGAAGATGGCTATAGCTGGAGAAAGTATGGGCAGAAGGACATTCTTGGAGCAAAGTTTCCAAG GGGATATTACAGATGCACATATAGAAACATACAAGGATGTCTGGCCACTAAGCAAGTGCAAAAGTCAGATGAAGATCCAATGATATACGAGATAACATACATAGGAAGACACACATGCACCCAAGCAAGTCACTTGAAAAAGACAGCGGTGCCCCCATCAAAAACCAAGGTGAGAATCGAAGAAAACAAGCACCAAACCAATGAAAAGAATCAACCACAACAAGAGAAAATAGAGCAACCCCCAGAGACAATTTTCTCCTTTGGATCACAAGGTGAAGTTAAAGTAGAGGATTTGGACTTAGAAATTTTCCCATCATTTTGCTTCTCTTCTCCATCAGTAGGGTCTGAAAACGAGGAAAACAACAACATCTTCCCTCACTCCATGATCGACAACAACTTATTGGAAAACTTCTCTTCTTCATTCATGTCTACAACAATAACTTCAGAATCAGACATGTTCTGCAACTGGGAGAGCATTGGACTAGGCCAAAGTGTGCATAACTCCACTTCAGATATTACTGATATAGTTTCCACACCAACTTCAGCCACCTATTCCTCAATAATGGACCTTgatgatatcttccttgataaGAACGATTTCGACACAGATTTTCCTATGAACACCAGAGAACTTTGCATTTGA